A window of the Lactobacillus gasseri ATCC 33323 = JCM 1131 genome harbors these coding sequences:
- a CDS encoding PTS transporter subunit IIC: MNTINFFFNSFGTTIVIPTTIFIIALFVGYDPKKSLLYGLYAGIGLTGFSWIINQFTPIVIKIVYKMVNNTGIKRPIVDIGWEAGAVASFGSAIGLTFFIFGLLVEIILFATRITKVFMPSNLWNNFIFMLWGTLAFYITHDWWLSLGLSFFMLLYTLLFAEIQADRWATYYKSKNITVCSAQNIVQTIPTILLDPLWNRLGFNRTTLTPTTLKQKLGIFGEPPILGAALGLFISLIANIKALNQVSAWEQIFQFTIQLSAVITIFPLIATVFNMAFTPLAEQIDKSRKQKQKSNTVIEINPIHDKKRWFLAVDDSVGYGESATIISGIILIPIMLILAFLLPGNKTLPIVDLVLLPFMVESIVAITNGNILKIIATSIVWFSLGLYTASWLGPIYTNAIAHYGVSIPAGIILVTSFSLMAQPFNALIFVAFISRSPFWISLCIIIYLILLFILRRYRSQIWIYLNKMAAKNIQIRHKSSFQK; this comes from the coding sequence ATGAATACTATTAATTTTTTCTTTAATTCTTTTGGTACAACAATAGTTATTCCAACAACAATTTTTATCATTGCTTTATTTGTAGGGTATGATCCTAAGAAAAGTTTACTTTATGGACTGTATGCGGGAATCGGGTTGACTGGTTTCTCATGGATTATCAATCAATTTACTCCAATAGTTATCAAAATTGTTTACAAAATGGTCAATAATACTGGAATTAAAAGACCCATCGTTGACATAGGCTGGGAGGCTGGAGCAGTTGCCAGTTTTGGATCAGCTATTGGCTTAACATTTTTCATATTTGGACTATTGGTAGAAATAATCTTATTTGCCACAAGAATTACAAAAGTCTTCATGCCATCCAACTTATGGAATAACTTTATCTTTATGCTCTGGGGAACACTAGCATTCTACATTACTCATGATTGGTGGCTTTCTTTAGGGCTTTCATTCTTTATGCTCCTCTACACCCTACTTTTTGCCGAAATTCAAGCAGATCGCTGGGCAACTTACTATAAAAGCAAAAACATTACTGTTTGTTCTGCACAAAATATAGTTCAAACAATCCCCACGATTTTACTTGATCCACTTTGGAATCGACTAGGTTTTAATCGAACTACTCTCACACCAACTACTTTAAAGCAGAAGTTAGGAATATTTGGTGAGCCACCAATTCTAGGAGCTGCCTTAGGACTATTCATTAGCTTAATTGCAAATATCAAAGCTCTCAATCAGGTTAGTGCTTGGGAACAAATCTTTCAGTTTACCATTCAATTATCAGCTGTAATTACTATCTTCCCTTTAATTGCTACAGTCTTTAACATGGCCTTTACCCCTTTGGCCGAACAAATTGATAAAAGTCGCAAACAAAAGCAAAAGTCCAACACTGTTATTGAGATAAATCCAATTCATGACAAAAAGAGGTGGTTTCTAGCAGTCGACGATAGCGTAGGATATGGTGAATCGGCTACTATAATTTCAGGCATAATTTTAATTCCAATTATGCTTATCTTGGCTTTCCTTTTACCTGGCAACAAAACTTTGCCAATCGTTGACTTAGTTTTACTTCCCTTTATGGTGGAATCGATCGTTGCAATAACAAATGGTAATATTCTAAAAATCATTGCGACCAGTATAGTTTGGTTTAGTTTAGGACTTTATACAGCTAGCTGGCTAGGCCCGATTTATACCAACGCCATTGCTCACTATGGTGTATCAATTCCTGCTGGCATTATTTTAGTTACCAGCTTTAGTTTGATGGCTCAGCCCTTTAATGCATTAATCTTTGTTGCCTTTATTTCTCGCAGTCCTTTTTGGATTAGCTTATGTATTATCATTTATTTAATTTTATTATTTATTCTTAGACGATATCGTTCACAAATTTGGATTTACTTAAACAAGATGGCTGCTAAAAATATCCAGATAAGGCATAAATCATCTTTTCAAAAATAA
- a CDS encoding PTS galactitol transporter subunit IIC — protein MLNNIHTFFNAFGATVIVPIMIFIIALFLKVKPKKAMMCGFYAGVGLTGFSWIINEFTPVVTKIVRQMVNNTGIKLPVVDIGWQAGSLASFGSPVGLTFFVFGLIAEFILFAVGVTKVFMPSNLWNNFGFMIWGTLAFYVTHNWWISLGLSFFMLLYTLLLAEVQADRWSSYYKIENTTVCAAQNIVQTVPAILLDPLWDLLGFNKANLTPAAFKDKFGVFGEPTTLGAILGIVIGILGNIKDLTTIKAWGQILQFAVQLSAVMTIFPLVTNVFSKAFTPLAKQIDKERKQSKNQDSEIDPIHDKKRWFLAVDDGVGYGESATIISGIILIPIMVVIAFLLPGNKTLPVVDLISLPFMVESIVAITDGNILKVIANGIVWFSLGLYAASWLGSIYTGAISQYGATIPAGIVLVTSFNLMARPLNALVFAAFISQNPLWISLCIIVYLALLFILRKYRPQIWTYLNKMATKNVHANQDLKPSPKD, from the coding sequence ATGCTAAACAATATTCATACTTTCTTTAACGCTTTTGGAGCAACCGTTATTGTTCCTATTATGATCTTTATTATTGCTTTATTTCTAAAAGTAAAACCAAAAAAAGCAATGATGTGTGGATTTTATGCTGGAGTAGGTTTAACCGGATTTTCTTGGATTATTAACGAATTTACACCTGTAGTTACGAAGATTGTCCGTCAAATGGTCAATAACACTGGCATCAAATTACCCGTTGTTGATATAGGCTGGCAGGCTGGTTCTCTTGCTAGTTTTGGTTCGCCGGTTGGCCTTACTTTTTTTGTATTTGGCTTAATAGCAGAATTTATTTTATTTGCTGTTGGAGTAACCAAGGTGTTCATGCCATCTAATCTTTGGAATAATTTTGGTTTCATGATTTGGGGGACTCTTGCTTTCTACGTAACTCATAATTGGTGGATTTCACTAGGTTTATCCTTTTTTATGCTTCTTTACACCTTACTATTAGCTGAAGTTCAGGCTGACCGTTGGTCAAGTTATTATAAAATTGAAAATACCACTGTCTGTGCCGCACAAAACATTGTTCAAACAGTCCCCGCTATTCTTTTAGATCCTTTGTGGGATTTGCTTGGTTTTAATAAAGCGAACTTAACACCAGCAGCTTTTAAAGATAAGTTTGGCGTTTTTGGCGAACCAACAACATTAGGTGCTATTTTAGGAATAGTAATTGGTATTTTAGGTAATATTAAAGATCTAACAACCATTAAGGCATGGGGACAAATTCTACAGTTTGCTGTTCAACTGTCAGCTGTTATGACAATCTTTCCTTTAGTTACTAATGTATTCAGTAAGGCTTTTACTCCTCTAGCTAAGCAAATTGATAAAGAGAGGAAACAAAGTAAGAATCAAGATTCTGAGATAGATCCTATTCACGATAAAAAGCGTTGGTTCCTAGCAGTTGATGACGGTGTAGGTTATGGTGAGTCAGCTACGATTATTTCAGGAATTATCTTAATCCCAATTATGGTTGTTATTGCCTTTCTTTTACCAGGAAACAAAACGCTTCCTGTCGTTGATTTAATTTCACTCCCATTTATGGTTGAATCAATTGTTGCTATCACTGATGGTAATATCTTAAAGGTTATTGCAAACGGGATTGTATGGTTTAGCTTAGGTTTGTATGCAGCTAGCTGGCTAGGTTCAATTTATACTGGAGCTATTTCTCAGTATGGTGCGACAATTCCGGCTGGTATTGTATTAGTTACTAGCTTTAACTTAATGGCTCGTCCCCTCAATGCGTTAGTTTTTGCAGCTTTCATCTCACAAAATCCTCTTTGGATTAGTCTATGCATCATTGTTTACTTGGCTTTGTTATTCATTTTAAGAAAATATCGCCCACAAATTTGGACTTACTTAAACAAAATGGCCACTAAAAATGTTCACGCTAATCAAGACCTTAAACCATCCCCTAAAGACTGA
- a CDS encoding DUF1440 domain-containing protein gives MTKFSWKNVLIAGTAAGVISGLVKLGWENILPPRTPERNKTNPPQKLLEQMGVPAKLTHATYTYSGEKLPWVSYLVHFGFSISFATAYAALLEKKIKWLTVDQGVPFGLAVWIAFHLVIMPLMKTVPSPKDQPLEEHISEALGHIAWMWTNNEIAEIVLKQLGQRKKER, from the coding sequence ATGACAAAATTTAGTTGGAAAAACGTATTAATTGCTGGTACTGCTGCTGGCGTTATTTCTGGATTAGTTAAATTAGGCTGGGAAAATATTCTTCCTCCAAGAACACCAGAGAGAAATAAAACTAATCCTCCGCAAAAATTGTTGGAGCAAATGGGCGTGCCTGCAAAATTAACTCATGCAACTTATACTTATTCTGGTGAAAAATTACCATGGGTCAGCTATTTAGTTCACTTTGGCTTTTCTATTTCTTTTGCAACTGCTTATGCAGCTTTATTAGAAAAAAAAATTAAATGGCTAACTGTAGATCAAGGCGTTCCTTTTGGTTTAGCAGTTTGGATTGCCTTTCACTTAGTTATCATGCCATTAATGAAGACGGTTCCCTCTCCTAAAGATCAACCACTAGAGGAACATATTTCAGAAGCACTAGGTCATATTGCTTGGATGTGGACTAATAATGAAATTGCCGAGATAGTTTTGAAACAATTAGGTCAAAGAAAAAAAGAGCGTTAA
- a CDS encoding CPBP family intramembrane glutamic endopeptidase codes for MKTFLRFLGNLAIIIIAFVFYTVLQLGYAQKKVNLLFAIILAVLTVVAIYWMYWIYKRELKQENDWFFNAKPHWDAKRIIIAVAAFFALVIFQVAYIRLIGGNTISQNQAELDEVRKVASPMFNVLLVVVAPICEEFIFRALFFNTFFPADNTLNKWVGIVASGFVFAYGHDPMFSKFIYLYWVMGMILAWTYVETKDIRYSILTHMLNNILSIL; via the coding sequence ATGAAGACTTTTTTACGCTTTTTAGGAAATTTAGCAATAATTATTATCGCTTTTGTGTTTTATACCGTTTTGCAATTGGGATATGCACAAAAAAAGGTGAACTTATTATTTGCAATTATTTTAGCCGTTTTAACAGTAGTAGCGATTTACTGGATGTATTGGATTTATAAAAGAGAACTTAAACAAGAAAATGACTGGTTCTTTAATGCTAAACCACACTGGGATGCAAAAAGAATTATTATCGCAGTAGCTGCCTTTTTTGCGCTGGTAATTTTTCAAGTGGCTTATATTAGACTAATTGGTGGCAATACTATTTCTCAGAACCAAGCAGAACTTGATGAAGTTAGAAAAGTAGCATCCCCAATGTTTAATGTCTTGCTAGTTGTTGTAGCACCAATCTGTGAAGAGTTCATCTTCAGAGCGCTGTTCTTCAACACTTTTTTCCCAGCAGATAATACTTTAAATAAGTGGGTTGGAATTGTGGCAAGTGGCTTTGTTTTTGCTTATGGTCATGATCCAATGTTTAGTAAATTTATTTACCTATATTGGGTAATGGGAATGATTCTGGCGTGGACGTATGTGGAAACAAAAGATATTAGATATTCGATTTTAACCCACATGCTAAACAATATTCTGTCAATTTTATAG
- a CDS encoding YdcF family protein, with the protein MQSQLMQSLHQFLNFTIHHKVTITTLLMFMLLALFLISWLIEPRRLINGLIFTALGLTFLTWAAILIFSQHNAVLTSSFSFIALAFLFGIFFLVTFSWIFFLWNAYFVWKYESHSLPNLLTLIIGLFLVALWTLYRLGVFHKLPGWLHSLVAGAALIAFYLLFVMYNFLLNLVLYQIVPRRYKQDYLIVLGAGLINGKKVSRLLGSRIDRAIAFSNKQYDKGHKRPKLIMSGGQGKDEDLSEAEAMKNYAVKRGYDPDLILLEDKSTNTYQNMIYSKAVAIKDYGSDKFKAKFFTNNYHLFRAGLYAKMAHLKANGIGSTTRFYFLPNATIREFAGVFIMHKKRHFVIIGLIAILFIVQAVFALLGWTRYLIA; encoded by the coding sequence ATGCAATCACAACTCATGCAATCTTTACATCAATTTCTTAATTTTACCATTCATCATAAAGTGACAATCACTACTTTACTGATGTTTATGCTTTTAGCCTTATTTTTAATTTCTTGGCTAATTGAACCACGCCGGTTAATTAATGGCCTAATCTTTACTGCACTTGGCCTTACATTTTTAACTTGGGCTGCCATTTTAATCTTTTCGCAGCATAATGCTGTTTTAACTTCTTCATTTTCATTTATTGCCCTGGCTTTCTTGTTTGGGATCTTTTTCTTAGTTACATTTTCATGGATTTTCTTTCTTTGGAATGCGTACTTTGTTTGGAAATATGAAAGTCACTCACTGCCAAATCTTTTAACGCTAATTATCGGACTCTTTTTAGTAGCCTTGTGGACTTTATATCGCTTAGGAGTCTTTCATAAACTGCCAGGCTGGCTTCATTCCCTAGTTGCAGGTGCTGCCTTGATTGCCTTTTATCTATTATTTGTAATGTACAATTTTTTACTCAACCTAGTTTTATATCAGATTGTGCCACGTCGCTACAAGCAAGACTACTTAATTGTTTTAGGAGCAGGTCTCATTAATGGTAAAAAGGTTTCACGTCTTCTTGGTTCAAGAATTGACCGGGCTATTGCTTTTTCTAACAAACAATACGACAAAGGCCACAAACGTCCTAAATTGATTATGTCAGGTGGACAAGGTAAGGATGAAGATTTATCAGAAGCTGAAGCAATGAAGAACTATGCAGTTAAACGCGGCTATGATCCAGACCTAATCTTGCTTGAAGATAAATCAACTAATACTTATCAAAATATGATCTACTCAAAAGCAGTCGCCATCAAAGATTATGGTAGTGACAAGTTCAAAGCTAAATTCTTTACCAATAATTACCACCTCTTTAGAGCTGGTCTATATGCAAAAATGGCACATTTAAAGGCTAACGGCATCGGTTCTACTACGAGATTTTATTTCTTACCCAACGCTACGATCCGTGAGTTTGCTGGGGTCTTTATCATGCATAAGAAACGACACTTTGTTATCATTGGTTTAATCGCAATTTTATTTATAGTCCAAGCAGTCTTCGCCCTTTTAGGATGGACAAGATACTTAATTGCCTAG
- a CDS encoding ABC transporter ATP-binding protein/permease, whose protein sequence is MLQLLHLKKTYHVGDTVTHALDDVTINFRNSEFVAILGPSGSGKTTLLNVIGGLDHYDSGDIIINGKSTKNFSQTDWDAYRNNSVGFIFQSYNLISHLSIIENVELGMTLSGVSSSERHEKAVSALERVGLGDHLKKHPNQLSGGQMQRVAIARAIANDPDILLCDEPTGALDTKTSESIMKLIKELSHDKLVIMVTHNPELAEEYASRIVHFQDGKILSDSNPFEPKKEVKDTFKLKKTKMSYWNALKLSFTNIMTKKGRTFLTAFASSIGIIGIAIVLALSHGFQKQINDTQSKTLAKFPISISQTATDMNAATNRNESDKNVKNKGYLIASKPDNEKNTHENKITQSYINYVKKIDPDYANNISFIRGTQLNLLTNDNGKIKHVEFSNVNNSGSAIASAQLQGMNSVGINTSVFPKTLDSKQGTFLKDNYQILAGSWPKSNNDVVLVLNNKNQANINALKNLGISIKDGQKLDLNKIVGRTFKVISNNDYYQELPTGNFVPQKASKSMYDSSNLTLKVTAVIRGKNNSQMALLDNGIAYSDGLTQEIIKQNENSKIVKAQKNSSTNVMTNQPINKTQKEQFIASLGGSGIPSGILIYPNSFKSKDKVLDYLDKYNKGKSKKDQIIYTDMSGTVTKLTGGLLDGITDVLVAFAGISLVTSMIMIGILTYTSVLERTKEIGVLKALGARKRDITRVFDAETFILGLFSGILGIFIAYLCTFPINAVLYAITNMSNVAQLDPMQALILVIISTILTMLGGHIPARMAAKKDAAIALRSE, encoded by the coding sequence ATGCTCCAACTTTTACACTTAAAAAAAACATACCATGTCGGCGATACTGTAACGCATGCACTAGATGATGTTACTATTAACTTTCGTAACAGCGAATTTGTAGCAATTCTAGGCCCAAGTGGTTCCGGAAAAACGACGCTTTTAAACGTAATTGGTGGCTTAGACCATTACGATTCTGGTGATATTATCATTAACGGTAAGTCCACCAAGAACTTTTCTCAAACCGACTGGGATGCTTATCGTAATAATTCTGTTGGCTTTATCTTTCAGAGCTATAACTTAATTTCTCACCTGTCGATTATTGAAAACGTAGAATTAGGCATGACCCTTTCAGGCGTAAGCAGCAGTGAACGTCATGAAAAAGCTGTTTCTGCCTTAGAGCGCGTTGGTCTTGGTGATCACTTAAAAAAGCATCCTAATCAATTATCTGGTGGACAGATGCAACGTGTCGCTATTGCCCGGGCAATAGCTAATGATCCAGATATTCTTTTATGCGACGAGCCAACTGGCGCTTTAGATACTAAGACTAGTGAAAGTATCATGAAGCTAATTAAAGAATTAAGTCATGATAAGTTAGTCATCATGGTAACTCACAACCCAGAATTGGCTGAAGAATATGCTAGTCGAATTGTTCATTTTCAAGATGGTAAAATTCTCAGTGATTCAAATCCTTTTGAGCCAAAGAAAGAAGTAAAAGATACTTTCAAACTCAAAAAGACCAAAATGTCTTACTGGAATGCTCTAAAATTAAGTTTTACTAACATTATGACTAAGAAGGGTAGAACTTTTTTAACTGCATTTGCCTCAAGTATTGGCATTATTGGAATTGCAATTGTTCTTGCCTTATCTCATGGTTTTCAAAAGCAAATTAACGATACACAAAGTAAAACGCTAGCCAAGTTTCCGATCTCTATTTCACAAACAGCGACCGATATGAACGCTGCCACAAATCGAAATGAATCAGATAAAAACGTCAAAAATAAGGGCTATTTAATTGCTTCAAAACCTGACAACGAAAAAAATACGCACGAAAATAAAATTACCCAGTCTTACATTAACTATGTTAAAAAGATTGATCCTGATTATGCTAACAATATTTCTTTCATTCGTGGCACCCAGCTCAATCTTTTGACTAATGATAATGGCAAAATTAAGCATGTAGAATTTTCTAACGTTAACAATTCAGGTTCAGCTATTGCTAGTGCACAACTTCAAGGAATGAATAGTGTAGGTATCAATACTAGCGTCTTTCCCAAAACACTTGATTCAAAGCAAGGAACATTTTTAAAAGATAATTACCAGATTCTTGCTGGATCATGGCCTAAGTCAAATAATGATGTAGTTCTCGTTTTAAATAATAAAAATCAGGCTAACATTAACGCACTTAAGAACTTAGGTATTTCAATTAAAGATGGTCAAAAGTTAGATCTTAATAAAATCGTTGGTCGAACTTTTAAAGTGATCAGTAATAACGACTACTATCAAGAACTACCTACTGGAAACTTTGTTCCGCAAAAAGCTTCTAAATCTATGTATGATTCAAGCAACTTAACTTTGAAAGTAACTGCAGTCATTCGTGGTAAAAATAATAGCCAAATGGCTCTTTTAGATAACGGTATTGCTTACAGCGATGGCTTGACTCAAGAAATTATTAAACAAAATGAAAACTCCAAGATTGTTAAGGCCCAAAAGAACAGTTCAACTAATGTTATGACTAATCAGCCAATAAACAAAACTCAAAAAGAACAATTCATTGCTTCTCTAGGTGGCTCTGGCATCCCGAGTGGTATTCTCATTTATCCAAATTCCTTTAAGTCAAAAGATAAAGTACTTGATTACTTAGACAAATATAATAAGGGTAAGTCGAAAAAAGACCAGATTATTTATACTGATATGTCAGGTACCGTAACTAAATTAACTGGGGGCTTACTAGACGGAATCACCGATGTTTTAGTTGCCTTTGCTGGAATTTCATTAGTAACCTCTATGATTATGATCGGTATTTTGACTTATACTTCTGTTTTAGAGCGTACTAAAGAAATTGGCGTGTTAAAAGCACTTGGAGCTAGAAAACGCGACATCACGCGCGTCTTTGATGCAGAAACATTCATTTTAGGATTATTCTCTGGTATTTTAGGTATTTTCATTGCCTATTTATGTACTTTTCCAATCAATGCTGTCTTATACGCAATTACTAATATGAGTAATGTGGCTCAGCTTGATCCAATGCAAGCTCTAATCTTAGTAATCATTAGTACTATCTTAACTATGCTTGGCGGACATATTCCTGCTCGAATGGCAGCCAAAAAGGATGCCGCAATCGCATTAAGAAGTGAATAA
- a CDS encoding cytochrome ubiquinol oxidase subunit I: MLSGVTMLDLARFQFAMTTVFHFFFVPFSIGMGFIVSIMETLYVVKKDEVYKKMAQFWGKIYLLSFAVGVVTGIIQEFQFGMNWSDYSRFMGDIFGAPLAIEALLAFFMESTFIGLWMFTWDKFKPGLHCALVWISFIGSMLSAIWILTANAFMQHPVGYVIKNGKAQMASFWALIANEQLWASFPHVVIGAIVTASFVVIGMAAFGLLRKRDVNFHKKSMRVALWIALFASIAEIGAGDYQTQVEIHEQPMKFAATEGVYDTTGDHAPWDIVANLNTKEHKNEGAISIPDVLTILTYHKTSGSIKGMNQINKELHAKYDKKFGKDMSYYVPVKTLFYSFRIMAGFGALFALLSILGLIWTRPKKNTIENKRWFLWILGISTFLPFVANTCGWFITELGRFPWTVYGLFTIADSISASTTTGELWFTNIMYFLIFSTLGGVMIYYCKRQLDMGVAGALERGAY; this comes from the coding sequence ATGTTATCGGGTGTAACAATGTTAGATCTTGCCCGCTTCCAATTCGCAATGACTACAGTATTCCACTTCTTCTTTGTTCCTTTCTCTATCGGGATGGGATTCATTGTATCAATTATGGAAACACTCTATGTCGTTAAAAAGGACGAAGTATATAAAAAGATGGCTCAGTTCTGGGGAAAAATTTATCTCTTGAGCTTTGCTGTCGGGGTAGTTACAGGTATTATTCAGGAATTCCAATTCGGAATGAACTGGTCTGACTACTCTCGTTTTATGGGAGATATTTTTGGTGCTCCATTAGCTATTGAAGCCTTACTTGCTTTCTTTATGGAATCAACCTTCATTGGCTTATGGATGTTTACTTGGGATAAGTTTAAACCAGGTCTGCACTGTGCTTTAGTTTGGATTTCTTTTATTGGATCAATGTTAAGTGCGATCTGGATTTTAACGGCTAACGCCTTCATGCAACACCCTGTTGGCTATGTCATTAAAAATGGTAAAGCACAAATGGCTAGCTTCTGGGCTTTAATTGCAAATGAACAACTTTGGGCTAGTTTCCCACACGTAGTAATCGGTGCGATCGTTACTGCATCATTTGTAGTAATTGGTATGGCTGCTTTTGGCTTACTTAGAAAGCGCGATGTCAACTTCCACAAGAAGTCAATGCGCGTTGCTTTATGGATTGCTCTGTTTGCTTCAATTGCTGAAATTGGTGCAGGCGATTACCAAACTCAAGTTGAAATTCATGAACAACCAATGAAGTTTGCTGCAACTGAAGGTGTTTATGATACTACTGGTGATCACGCTCCTTGGGATATTGTTGCTAACTTAAATACCAAAGAACATAAAAATGAAGGTGCAATTTCTATTCCTGATGTCTTAACTATTCTTACCTACCACAAGACTAGTGGTTCTATCAAAGGTATGAATCAAATTAACAAAGAATTGCATGCAAAATATGACAAGAAGTTCGGCAAGGACATGAGCTATTATGTTCCTGTTAAGACCTTGTTCTATAGTTTCAGAATTATGGCAGGTTTTGGTGCTTTATTTGCACTACTTTCAATTCTAGGTTTAATTTGGACTCGTCCAAAGAAGAATACAATTGAAAACAAGCGTTGGTTCCTATGGATCTTAGGTATTTCTACCTTCCTTCCATTTGTTGCTAATACTTGTGGTTGGTTCATTACAGAACTTGGTCGTTTTCCATGGACTGTTTACGGACTCTTCACAATTGCAGACTCAATTTCTGCAAGTACAACAACCGGCGAGCTTTGGTTCACGAATATTATGTACTTCCTAATCTTCTCAACTCTTGGCGGAGTAATGATCTATTACTGCAAACGTCAGCTTGACATGGGTGTAGCTGGTGCACTTGAAAGGGGTGCATACTAA
- the cydB gene encoding cytochrome d ubiquinol oxidase subunit II produces MIDGIDFLQLLWFLLIGLLFMIFYFTEGFDYGVGMATKFLARNDQEKHLMMETIGPHWDGNEVWLITAGGAMFASFSDWYASLFSGYYILLFFTLFALIIRGVSFEFSAHAETEHGFRIWTSALFWGSLLAPFFLTMMFGSLIQGVPIDAQGNMSLSVWNIVNPLSVVAGVAGVLLCLIHGINFLRLRIDDPELSERAASLNEKLYLVAYLGEVVFALLVFFQTDFFKLRPISSTIITLIIVVLTAWSDISLIKNKQVAAFVTSGLTLVGVVGLLFNGLFPRVLIATDSAHSLLIKTAANSKLTLEVMTIVALILLPIALVYIIWSYVVFRRRIKVNQNA; encoded by the coding sequence ATGATCGACGGAATTGATTTTTTACAGTTGCTTTGGTTCTTATTAATCGGCCTCCTATTCATGATCTTCTACTTCACTGAAGGTTTTGACTATGGTGTAGGGATGGCAACAAAGTTTTTAGCAAGAAATGATCAAGAAAAACATCTCATGATGGAAACTATCGGACCTCACTGGGATGGAAATGAAGTATGGCTAATCACAGCTGGTGGTGCTATGTTTGCTTCATTCTCCGACTGGTACGCAAGTCTATTTAGTGGCTATTACATTTTGCTATTCTTTACTTTATTTGCTCTAATTATCAGAGGGGTGTCATTTGAGTTCTCTGCTCATGCAGAAACTGAACATGGTTTTAGAATTTGGACTAGCGCTCTATTTTGGGGTAGTTTATTAGCACCATTTTTCCTAACAATGATGTTTGGTAGCTTGATTCAAGGTGTTCCAATTGATGCTCAAGGAAATATGAGCTTAAGTGTTTGGAATATTGTTAATCCACTCTCAGTTGTTGCTGGTGTTGCCGGCGTACTTCTTTGCTTAATCCATGGAATTAACTTCTTAAGATTAAGAATTGATGATCCAGAATTAAGCGAGCGTGCTGCTAGTCTAAATGAAAAGCTTTATCTTGTGGCCTACTTAGGTGAAGTTGTTTTTGCCTTGCTAGTCTTCTTCCAAACTGATTTCTTCAAGTTAAGACCAATTTCCTCAACAATTATTACTTTAATTATTGTCGTCCTAACTGCTTGGTCAGATATATCTTTGATTAAGAACAAACAAGTAGCAGCCTTTGTAACAAGTGGCTTAACTTTAGTGGGTGTTGTTGGACTCTTGTTCAATGGACTTTTCCCACGCGTTTTAATCGCAACCGATTCAGCACACTCACTCTTGATTAAGACTGCTGCTAACTCTAAATTGACACTTGAGGTAATGACAATTGTTGCTCTTATTCTCTTGCCAATTGCCTTGGTTTACATTATCTGGTCATATGTAGTCTTTAGACGCCGGATTAAAGTAAATCAAAACGCCTAA